A region from the Rosa rugosa chromosome 6, drRosRugo1.1, whole genome shotgun sequence genome encodes:
- the LOC133716160 gene encoding uncharacterized protein LOC133716160 yields the protein MVRRRRNKVDGLFAEDGTWSENPAVMKNIAKSFFQNLFTVEEVPDLLFTIPNLFPTVELNNIKELAAPVCYQEIRSALFSIGGMKAPGFDGFPALFFQNHWELCKVEVIKIVTNAFIEGRIPEGLNHTLITFVPKVQGPKHMHLFSPISLCCTVYKIITKIIVSRIRPFLKKWISPNQVSFVPGRHISDNVMVTQEILHKCRYAKGKKGFLVWKIDLSKAYDKLNWSFINQVLYELQIPNQLTKLIMHCITSPSFQVILNGDLSDKFSAGRGVRQGDPLSPYIFVLCMEKLSHLIHSATEVGQWKPIQSSQSRPLVSHLFFADDIILFAEAFTTQAKVLKKCMDLFCSLSGQTVNFEKSKIYVSPNVRNNLAKSILELRSTLILKWSTRFIVGLLVGNAKLLAWLTTKIPISTCDSLDKLNRDFLWGDCDGRKTVHLVNWDNVCMPKIRGGLGIKKTAEMNQALLAKVSWRLLQKDEGLWCDIYKAKYLKHDDLLSNNYKHPANCSATWRIDPSMVDPSLLVQDFWEGKDWDITMLFACLPPEIAAKIISIPIDNFGGKPDKIIWKHTSDGKFTVKSAFSSIGDHYQPGDASTIWNEIGMPVTMARAFRLDWDDWIAANLLQKNCTFLGFQWSQLFIYICWFIWKWRNKSIFDTNFQKPHNAASVIIHYISEWANGNMKPRGNSIMRTEMLSWLKPSPGHFKLNVDGSRTHSGLIGAGGVIRDNDGNWTYGFMRNLGNGEVLKAEAWGLMTGLSIARELGITHIEVETDSAVLMQLMMHCDIDLHPLGTLLSNCQTMLNSFEFHSIQHIHRERNMVADGLAKRSTDQELGLCRCSSAPSFICQAMLDDIDGFARPRLFRSVEAF from the exons AtggtgagaagaagaagaaataaagtGGATGGTCTTTTTGCCGAAGATGGTACTTGGAGTGAGAACCCTGCAGTGATGAAGAATATTGCTAAATCCTTTTTTCAAAATCTCTTTACTGTTGAAGAAGTTCCAGACCTGCTTTTTACCATTCCTAATCTCTTCCCTACCGTGGAATTAAATAACATCAAAGAGTTAGCTGCTCCTGTTTGCTATCAGGAAATAAGGTCTGCTTTATTTTCAATCGGTGGTATGAAAGCTCCTGGGTTTGATGGGTTCCCCGCTTTATTCTTTCAAAATCATTGGGAGCTCTGCAAAGTGGAAGTTATAAAAATTGTTACTAATGCGTTTATTGAGGGCAGAATTCCTGAGGGTTTAAATCATACACTGATTACTTTCGTTCCAAAAGTTCAAGGACCTAAACATATGCATCTCTTTAGCCCAATTAGTCTTTGTTGTACAGTGTACAAGATCATTACCAAGATTATTGTTTCTAGAATCCGGCCTTTCCTAAAGAAGTGGATAAGTCCGAATCAAGTGAGTTTTGTTCCTGGTAGGCATATTTCAGACAATGTTATGGTTACGCAGGAGATTCTTCACAAGTGCAGGTATGCCAAGGGGAAAAAAGGCTTTCTAGTGtggaaaattgatttgtctaaAGCTTATGATAAGTTGAATTGGAGCTTCATTAACCAGGTTCTCTATGAACTTCAGATTCCTAATCAATTGACTAAACTTATAATGCATTGTATCACTTCTCCTAGTTTTCAAGTGATTCTCAATGGTGATTTATCTGATAAATTTTCGGCTGGTAGGGGAGTTAGGCAAGGTGACCCTCTATCTCCTTACATATTTGTTCTCTGTATGGAAAAGTTATCGCATTTGATTCATTCTGCTACTGAGGTTGGACAATGGAAGCCAATTCAATCTTCGCAATCTAGACCTCTTGTTTCCCAtcttttctttgcagatgacATAATTCTCTTTGCAGAAGCTTTCACTACTCAGGCAAAAGTTCTCAAGAAATGCATGGACTTATTTTGCAGCCTCTCTGGACAAACggttaattttgagaaatcAAAAATTTATGTTTCTCCTAATGTCAGAAATAATCTTGCTAAATCCATTCTAGAGTTACGAAGCACACTTATTCTGAAATGGTCGACAAGGTTCATAGTAGGCTTGCTGGTTGGAAATGCAAAACTCTTAGCATGGCTG ACAACCAAAATCCCTATTTCTACCTGTGATAGTTTGGATAAATTGAACAGAGATTTTCTTTGGGGTGACTGTGATGGCAGGAAGACGGTACACTTGGTGAATTGGGATAATGTTTGTATGCCTAAAATTAGGGGTGGCTTAGGCATTAAGAAGACTGCTGAGATGAACCAAGCACTGCTAGCAAAAGTTAGTTGGAGACTTCTTCAAAAGGATGAAGGATTATGGTGTGATATATATAAAGCTAAGTACTTAAAGCATGATGATCTGCTAAGCAATAACTATAAACACCCTGCCAATTGTTCTGCTACTTGGCGCA TTGATCCTTCTATGGTTGACCCTAGTTTGCTTGTTCAAGATTTCTGGGAGGGAAAGGATTGGGATATTACCATGCTTTTCGCTTGCTTGCCTCCTGAAATTGCGGCTAAAATCATATCTATTCCCATTGATAACTTTGGTGGTAAGCCCGATAAAATAATATGGAAGCACACATCTGATGGAAAATTTACTGTGAAGAGTGCTTTTAGCAGCATTGGTGATCATTATCAACCTGGTGATG CTTCTACTATATGGAATGAGATTGGTATGCCTGTCACTATGGCTAGAGCCTTTAGACTGGACTGGGATGATTGGATTGCAGCAAATTTGTTGCAGAAGAATTGCACATTCCTTGGTTTTCAATGGTCTCAGCTCTTCATTTATATTTGCTGGTTTATTTGGAAATGGCGCAATAAAAGCATCTTTGATACTAATTTTCAGAAACCTCACAACGCTGCTTCTGTAATAATTCATTACATTAGTGAATGGGCTAATGGTAACATGAAACCCAGAGGCAACTCTATTATGAGAACTGAAATGCTAAGCTGGCTGAAACCCTCTCCTGGTCATTTCAAATTGAATGTTGATGGTTCTAGAACCCATAGTGGGTTGATTGGTGCTGGAGGAGTTATAAGAGACAATGATGGAAACTGGACCTATGGCTTTATGAGAAATCTGGGCAATGGTGAAGTGCTTAAAGCTGAGGCATGGGGTTTAATGACTGGTTTATCCATTGCCAGGGAGTTGGGTATTACACATATTGAAGTTGAAACTGACTCAGCTGTTCTTATGCAGCTCATGATGCATTGTGATATTGATCTTCATCCTTTGGGAACCTTATTATCCAACTGTCAAACTATGCTCAATTCCTTTGAATTTCATTCCATACAACACATTCATCGGGAGCGAAATATGGTAGCTGATGGATTAGCTAAAAGAAGTACTGATCAAGAGCTTGGATTATGCAGGTGTTCTTCAGCTCCTTCCTTTATTTGTCAAGCCATGCTTGATGACATTGATGGCTTTGCTAGGCCTAGACTGTTCAGATCAGTTGAGGCTTTTTAg
- the LOC133717450 gene encoding MLP-like protein 34 → MALTGKIETDVEIKASAAQFHEMFTHKPHHISNISSNHIQGVDLHEGDWGTVGAIVYWNYFHDGKARVAKERIEAIDAEKNLVTFRVIEGDLMEHYKSFLFTIQASPKGEGCSVHWTLEYEKHHGDITDPHTLLQIAVEVSNDIDAHLTAQA, encoded by the exons ATGGCTTTGACTGGTAAGATAGAGACGGATGTAGAAATCAAGGCTTCTGCTGCACAGTTCCACGAAATGTTCACCCACAAACCACACCACATTTCCAATATCAGCTCCAACCACATTCAAGGCGTTGACTTACATGAAGGTGACTGGGGAACAGTCGGTGCTATCGTCTACTGGAATTACTTCCATG ATGGGAAAGCAAGAGTTGCCAAGGAAAGAATTGAGGCCATAGACGCGGAAAAAAACTTGGTGACTTTCAGAGTAATTGAGGGAGACCTTATGGAGCATTACAAGAGCTTCTTGTTCACCATTCAAGCCTCTCCGAAAGGCGAGGGCTGCTCCGTGCACTGGACTCTGGAATATGAGAAGCATCACGGTGATATTACCGACCCGCATACGCTGCTCCAGATTGCAGTCGAGGTTTCTAACGACATCGATGCTCACCTTACTGCCCAAGCATAG